One Klebsiella electrica genomic window, ACGCTGGTGGGGGCGCTGATTATCGCCACGCTCAATAACGGCATGACGCTGATGGGCGTCTCCTATTTCTGGCAACTGGTGATCAAAGGGGCGGTGATCATCATTGCGGTGCTGATCGACAAATACCGTACCCGACATCATCAAAGTGCATAACAACAATACCCTACAGACAGAGGAAAACAGCATGCGTTTGAAACCCATAGTAACCGCACTCTGTGCTGGCGCGCTGCTTGCCGCGGCGCCCTTTACCCAGGCCAAAGAGCTGAAGTCAATCGGCGTCACGGTGGGGGATTTAGCCAACCCGTTCTTCGTACAAATCACCAAAGGCGCGGAGCTGGAAGCCCGTAAGCTGGCCGGAGACAATGTGAAAGTGACGCTGGTCTCCAGCGGTTACGATCTCGGTCAGCAGGTGGCGCAGATCGATAACTTTATTGCCGCCAAAGTCGACATGATTATCCTCAACGCCGCCGACTCAAAAGGGATTGGCCCGGCGGTGAAACGCGCGAAAGATGCCGGGATCGTGGTGGTTGCGGTGGACGTGGCCGCCGAAGGCGCCAATGCCACCATCACCTCTGATAACACTCAGGCGGGAGAAATGGCCTGTAAATACATCACCGACCGCCTGAAAGGCAAAGGGAATGTGGTGATTATCAACGGGCCGCCGGTTTCCGCCGTGCAGAACCGCGTCGAAGGTTGCCAGGCCGAGTTTGCGCGCCACCCGGATATCAAAGTGCTCTCCTACAACCAGAACGCCAAAGGCAGTCGTGAGGGCGGCCTGGAAATTATGACCTCATTGCTGGCCGCGAATCCGAAGATCGATGGCGTCTTTGCCATCAACGATCCGACCGCGATCGGTGCCGATCTGGCGGCCAAACAGGCGCAACGTCATGAGTTCTTTATCGTTGGCGTCGACGGGAGTCCGGACGGCGAAGAGGCGCTGAAACGTAAAAACTCGCTGTTTGTGGCGACGCCGGCGCAGGACCCGCAGGTGATGGCGGCGAAAGCGGTAGAGATAGGTTATGACATTCTGCAGGGTAAACCGGCGCCGACCGCGCCGGTGCTGATCCCGGTGACCCTGATCGATAAAAACAATATCGGTAGTTACAAAGGCTGGACCGTGAAGTAAGGGCATTATTTCCCCCGCTGGCCCCGCATCTGCCGGGGCTACGCCGCTCTGTCGCCGTGGATAACATCCGCGGCGAACACATAGCCCAGGCCGCGTAGGGTTTTGATAAGCGTCGGCTGATGCGAATTCGGTTCAATTTTGCGCCGCAGGCGCATAATCAGCACGTCAATTGTCCGGTCAAAGACTTCGGTGCTCTCGCTATGGGTCAAGGCCAGCAACTGTTCGCGATTGAGCACCCGGCGGGCGTTTTGCGCCAGCGCCAGCAGCAGGCTGTACTCTCCCTGGGTCAACGGCACCGCTTGCTGTTGCGGATTAAACAACTCGCAGCGAAACGTATCCAGCCGCCAGCCGTTAAAGAGCAATCCCGCGCCGCTGCCCGCGCCTTCAACACCCAGCGCGCCGCTGCGCCTGAGCACCGCCTTCACCCTGGCCACCACCACCCGGGAATTAAACGGTTTGGCAATATAATCATCGGCGCCCATTTCCAGCCCGACCACCACGTCGGATTCGCTGCCGAGGCCGGTCAGCATCACCACCGGTAAATCAGGCCGACTGCGCTGCAGCTGTTGCAGTACCAGCAGCCCGTTAGTGTCGGGGAGAATCATATCCAGCAGCACCAGCGAAATATCCGCCCGCCGGGCCGCCACCGCCAGCGCATCGCTGCCGGTCTGGCACACCAGCACGTCAAAAACATGCGCGCTGAGCACATCGCTAAGCAGTTCGCCAATCGCGCTGTCATCATCTACAACCAAAATGACCGGTTTCATAACTTGCCCCTGCCCGCACGGAACGATCTCTGTCTGATTAATTCAGCAAAGCCCCCCCGACAAATCCATTATCGGATCGCGTTTCTTCAATCCATGTCACATCTCGCCCCTCTTCGACACGTCAAAACTGACGACGCCCTGCTTTTCGTCAGCATTTAGCCCAAACAATCGACGTATCATCAGTCAATATCCACAATAAAAACATGGCATAGAAGATGCATGTTGACGGCGTGATAGCGCATATGCGCCCATTGATGAACTGGAGCAAGACCGATGAAAAAAGTCGTCACGGTTTGCCCGTATTGCGCATCAGGTTGCAAAATCAATCTGGTGGTCGATAACGGCAAAATCGTCCGGGCTGAGGCGGCACAAGGGAAAACCAACCAGGGGACCCTGTGTCTGAAAGGCTATTATGGCTGGGATTTCATTAACGATACCCAGATCCTCACCCCGCGCCTGAAAACCCCTATGATCCGCCGTCAGCGTGGCGGCAAACTGGAATCCGTCTCCTGGCAGGAAGCGCTCGACTACGTCGCCACCCGTCTCAGCGCCATTAAGGCGAAGTACGGTCCGGACGCGATTCAGACTACCGGCTCATCCCGTGGGACGGGTAACGAAACTAACTATGTGATGCAAAAGTTCGCGCGCGCCGTTATTGGTACCAATAACGTCGACTGCTGCGCTCGCGTCTGACACGGCCCTTCGGTTGCAGGTCTGCACCAGTCGGTCGGTAATGGCGCCATGAGTAATGCCATCACAGAGATTGATAACACCGATCTCGTGTTTATCTTCGGGTACAACCCGGCAGATTCACACCCTATTGTGGCGAATCACGTGATTAACGCCAAACGCAATGGGGCAAAAATCATCGTCTGCGATCCGCGAAAAATCGAAACCGCGCGCATCGCCGATATGCATATTGCGC contains:
- a CDS encoding ABC transporter substrate-binding protein, with product MRLKPIVTALCAGALLAAAPFTQAKELKSIGVTVGDLANPFFVQITKGAELEARKLAGDNVKVTLVSSGYDLGQQVAQIDNFIAAKVDMIILNAADSKGIGPAVKRAKDAGIVVVAVDVAAEGANATITSDNTQAGEMACKYITDRLKGKGNVVIINGPPVSAVQNRVEGCQAEFARHPDIKVLSYNQNAKGSREGGLEIMTSLLAANPKIDGVFAINDPTAIGADLAAKQAQRHEFFIVGVDGSPDGEEALKRKNSLFVATPAQDPQVMAAKAVEIGYDILQGKPAPTAPVLIPVTLIDKNNIGSYKGWTVK
- a CDS encoding response regulator transcription factor, producing MKPVILVVDDDSAIGELLSDVLSAHVFDVLVCQTGSDALAVAARRADISLVLLDMILPDTNGLLVLQQLQRSRPDLPVVMLTGLGSESDVVVGLEMGADDYIAKPFNSRVVVARVKAVLRRSGALGVEGAGSGAGLLFNGWRLDTFRCELFNPQQQAVPLTQGEYSLLLALAQNARRVLNREQLLALTHSESTEVFDRTIDVLIMRLRRKIEPNSHQPTLIKTLRGLGYVFAADVIHGDRAA